A portion of the Deinococcus peraridilitoris DSM 19664 genome contains these proteins:
- a CDS encoding VIT family — translation MTGHSSEQRFVLQIIQPALLGLMDGSVSTLAPIFAAAGLTGRPIDAFYVGLAASVGAGISMGLAEALSDDGKVTGRGSGLLRGVITGVATIVGGMLHTFPFLIADLPTALAVAYAVVIVELLAIALIRWRYMRSSLPRTIAQVIVGGAVVFAVGVWLGRFGGEA, via the coding sequence ATGACCGGTCACTCGTCCGAGCAGCGTTTCGTGTTGCAGATCATTCAGCCCGCACTGCTCGGTTTGATGGACGGCTCGGTGTCGACCCTGGCGCCGATCTTTGCGGCGGCCGGTCTGACGGGTCGGCCCATCGACGCCTTTTACGTGGGACTTGCCGCCTCCGTCGGCGCGGGCATCAGCATGGGTCTGGCCGAAGCGCTCAGCGACGACGGCAAGGTGACGGGGCGCGGCAGCGGGCTGCTGCGCGGCGTCATCACCGGGGTCGCGACCATTGTGGGGGGCATGCTGCACACCTTTCCGTTTCTGATCGCCGATCTCCCCACCGCCCTCGCGGTGGCGTACGCGGTGGTGATCGTGGAACTGCTGGCCATCGCGCTGATCCGCTGGCGATACATGCGCTCCTCGCTGCCGCGCACCATCGCGCAGGTGATCGTCGGTGGCGCGGTGGTATTCGCTGTGGGTGTCTGGCTGGGCCGCTTTGGCGGCGAAGCCTGA